Proteins from a genomic interval of Musa acuminata AAA Group cultivar baxijiao chromosome BXJ1-9, Cavendish_Baxijiao_AAA, whole genome shotgun sequence:
- the LOC135593887 gene encoding NAC domain-containing protein 92-like, giving the protein MEDDGVAVLRRREDHRHMELPPGFRFQPTDEELITHYLAKKVTDAGFHAVAIGEVDLNKHEPWDLPLRANMGEKEWYFFCVRDRKYPTGLRTNRATKAGYWKATGKDTAIYKGKSLVGMKKTLVFYRGRAPKGEKSDWVMHEYRLEGKYSVYNLPPTVAKNEWVVCRVFHKITSIKKPVKPNVPLLPPSKETHVSYVSENQAASTFDSVYVTCFSNATAGTNGELFDECFRSSLLRASAEPRQGSPAPIFLPMMSLSSSLCSGMQFQPDAILAKKPIRCSAERELVSASQDTGLTAEMNPEITSVMSNDEIGRREFVPSASAGHGLLLHRCLWNC; this is encoded by the exons ATGGAAGACGATGGTGTTGCGGTTCTTCGCAGGCGCGAGGATCATCGGCACATGGAATTGCCGCCTGGGTTTCGATTTCAGCCCACTGATGAAGAGCTCATCACCCACTACCTCGCCAAGAAGGTGACGGATGCCGGTTTCCATGCTGTGGCCATCGGAGAGGTCGACTTGAACAAGCATGAGCCGTGGGATCTGCCTT TGAGAGCAAACATGGGAGAGAAAGAGTGGTACTTCTTCTGCGTGAGGGACAGGAAGTACCCCACGGGGTTGAGGACGAACAGGGCAACCAAGGCGGGATACTGGAAGGCAACGGGTAAAGACACCGCGATCTACAAAGGGAAGAGCCTCGTGGGGATGAAGAAGACTCTGGTGTTCTACAGAGGCAGGGCTCCCAAGGGGGAGAAGAGCGACTGGGTAATGCACGAGTACCGGTTGGAGGGGAAGTACTCCGTCTACAACCTTCCGCCCACCGTAGCCAAG AACGAGTGGGTGGTCTGCAGGGTGTTCCACAAGATCACAAGCATCAAGAAGCCGGTCAAACCGAACGTTCCTCTTCTGCCACCGTCGAAGGAAACCCACGTTAGCTACGTCAGCGAGAACCAAGCCGCTTCCACGTTCGACTCGGTCTACGTGACCTGCTTCTCCAACGCGACGGCCGGGACGAATGGCGAGCTGTTCGACGAGTGCTTCCGCTCCTCTCTTCTCCGTGCTTCGGCCGAGCCTCGCCAAGGTTCACCGGCCCCTATCTTCCTCCCCATGATGTCGCTGTCGAGCTCCTTGTGCTCCGGCATGCAGTTCCAGCCCGACGCGATCTTGGCGAAGAAGCCGATCAGATGCAGTGCAGAGAGGGAGCTGGTCAGCGCGTCGCAGGACACGGGGCTCACCGCCGAGATGAACCCCGAGATCACTTCCGTCATGTCAAACGATGAAATTGGAAGGCGGGAATTCGTCCCATCTGCCTCGGCCGGCCACGGTCTGCTGCTCCATCGCTGTCTGTGGAACTGTTGA
- the LOC103972695 gene encoding protein MIZU-KUSSEI 1-like has translation MAAPASTTTTPDAADPTATPMSEPHQSAVATEAENPQNPMLNHPHQPSPLVSLVPPSSRHHRRRRPARVLRLFRSLCRTLPIFTPRCKFSQPCGRSSSTAVGPFVICTPSASPLSSDIRRRSRHLVTGTLFGYRNGRVSFSLQENSRCLPSLVVELSMQTQALLREMSTGMLRIALECERKPPEHGKDGHSSSPSLLDESLWTMFCNGKKCGYGVRRDASEGDLMVMETLRAVSMGAGVLPSKTDAEGEMAYVRAGFEHVIGSRDSETLYMTGPDDGDGPDLTIFFVRL, from the coding sequence ATGGCCGCTCCGGCCAGCACCACAACGACCCCCGACGCCGCTGACCCCACGGCCACCCCAATGTCGGAGCCCCACCAGAGTGCCGTCGCTACTGAGGCCGAGAATCCGCAGAATCCCATGCTCAACCACCCTCACCAGCCCTCGCCGCTGGTCTCCCTCGTGCCCCCCTCGTCGCgtcaccaccgccgccgccggccCGCCCGCGTCCTCCGCCTCTTCCGCTCCCTATGCCGCACCCTCCCAATCTTCACTCCCAGGTGCAAGTTCTCACAGCCCTGCGGCCGCAGCTCCTCTACCGCAGTCGGCCCATTCGTCATCTGCACCCCTTCCGCCTCCCCCCTCTCCTCCGACATCCGACGCCGCAGCCGCCACCTCGTCACAGGCACCCTCTTCGGCTACCGCAATGGCCGCGTGTCGTTCTCCCTCCAGGAGAACTCCCGGTGCCTGCCCTCCCTCGTCGTCGAGCTCTCCATGCAGACCCAGGCGCTCCTACGTGAGATGAGCACCGGCATGTTGCGCATCGCCCTGGAGTGCGAGAGGAAGCCTCCCGAGCACGGCAAGGACGGGCACTCGTCGTCGCCGAGCCTCCTGGACGAGTCGCTCTGGACCATGTTCTGCAACGGGAAGAAGTGCGGGTACGGCGTCCGGCGGGATGCGTCGGAGGGGGACCTGATGGTGATGGAGACGCTGCGGGCGGTGTCGATGGGGGCCGGCGTGCTGCCATCCAAGACCGACGCGGAGGGGGAGATGGCTTACGTGAGGGCGGGGTTCGAGCACGTCATCGGGTCGAGGGACTCGGAGACGCTATACATGACGGGCCCCGACGACGGCGACGGCCCCGATCTCACCATCTTTTTCGTCAGACTATGA
- the LOC135593888 gene encoding shikimate kinase 3, chloroplastic-like isoform X2, which yields MQCPADLDGRSGNKNGCSVRLPDRWSEQRKVQAVRFGDSRNIGAPLRSGYPELKIACCSKKNMGSENFHNSVDAALILKNKSEDVFPYLNGRCIYLVGMMGSGKSTVGKILSEVLCYSFFDSDKLVEQAVGVSSVAQIFKDHSEAFFRDNESKVLKDLSSMHRLVVATGGGAVIRPINWKYMKQGLTVWLDVPLEALARRIAAVGTASRPLLHQESGDPYKKAFAKLTTLSEQRGKAYANADARVCLDDIAAKQGHGDVSVLTPTDIALEALMKLECFLSENSSVTNSQYIQG from the exons ATGCAATGCCCTGCTGATCTTGATGGGAG ATCCGGAAACAAGAATGGTTGCTCCGTGAGGCTTCCGGATCGGTGGTCGGAGCAGAGAAAGGTGCAGGCGGTTAGATTTGGAGATTCAAGGAACATTGGGGCTCCACTTCGATCTGGTTATCCGGAACTGAAGATTGCATGTTGCTCCAAGAAAAATATGG GATCGGAGAACTTCCATAACTCTGTTGATGCAGCTCTCATACTCAAG AATAAGTCAGAAGATGTTTTTCCCTACTTGAATGGGCGTTGTATATATCTTGTTG GAATGATGGGTTCTGGGAAGAGTACAGTAGGAAAGATATTATCTGAAGTGCTATGCTATTCTTTTTTCGATAG TGATAAATTGGTCGAGCAGGCGGTTGGTGTTTCATCTGTTGCTCAGATTTTTAAGGACCATAGCGAAGCCTTCTTCCGAGATAATGAG AGTAAAGTGCTGAAGGACTTGTCATCTATGCACCGCTTGGTTGTTGCGACTGGTGGTGGTGCTGTCATTCGACCAATCAACTG GAAGTATATGAAGCAGGGGCTAACAGTCTGGTTAGATGTTCCTTTGGAAGCTCTAGCAAGGCGAATTGCTGCTGTGGGTACTGCTTCCCGCCCTCTCCTGCATCAAGAATCTGGTGATCCTTACAAAAAG GCTTTTGCAAAGCTTACTACACTCTCAGAGCAAAGGGGGAAGGCATATGCCAATGCTGATGCAAGAGTATGCCTTGATG ATATTGCAGCTAAACAGGGTCATGGAGACGTTTCTGTCCTTACACCAACTGATATAGCCCTCGAG GCGCTTATGAAGCTTGAGTGCTTCCTTTCTGAGAACTCATCGGTTACCAATAGCCAATATATTCAGGGTTGA
- the LOC135593888 gene encoding shikimate kinase 3, chloroplastic-like isoform X1 has translation MEMAAVLSLQSCSLIGLDRSGNKNGCSVRLPDRWSEQRKVQAVRFGDSRNIGAPLRSGYPELKIACCSKKNMGSENFHNSVDAALILKNKSEDVFPYLNGRCIYLVGMMGSGKSTVGKILSEVLCYSFFDSDKLVEQAVGVSSVAQIFKDHSEAFFRDNESKVLKDLSSMHRLVVATGGGAVIRPINWKYMKQGLTVWLDVPLEALARRIAAVGTASRPLLHQESGDPYKKAFAKLTTLSEQRGKAYANADARVCLDDIAAKQGHGDVSVLTPTDIALEALMKLECFLSENSSVTNSQYIQG, from the exons ATGGAGATGGCCGCGGTGCTGAGCTTGCAATCCTGTTCCTTGATCGGCTTGGACAGATCCGGAAACAAGAATGGTTGCTCCGTGAGGCTTCCGGATCGGTGGTCGGAGCAGAGAAAGGTGCAGGCGGTTAGATTTGGAGATTCAAGGAACATTGGGGCTCCACTTCGATCTGGTTATCCGGAACTGAAGATTGCATGTTGCTCCAAGAAAAATATGG GATCGGAGAACTTCCATAACTCTGTTGATGCAGCTCTCATACTCAAG AATAAGTCAGAAGATGTTTTTCCCTACTTGAATGGGCGTTGTATATATCTTGTTG GAATGATGGGTTCTGGGAAGAGTACAGTAGGAAAGATATTATCTGAAGTGCTATGCTATTCTTTTTTCGATAG TGATAAATTGGTCGAGCAGGCGGTTGGTGTTTCATCTGTTGCTCAGATTTTTAAGGACCATAGCGAAGCCTTCTTCCGAGATAATGAG AGTAAAGTGCTGAAGGACTTGTCATCTATGCACCGCTTGGTTGTTGCGACTGGTGGTGGTGCTGTCATTCGACCAATCAACTG GAAGTATATGAAGCAGGGGCTAACAGTCTGGTTAGATGTTCCTTTGGAAGCTCTAGCAAGGCGAATTGCTGCTGTGGGTACTGCTTCCCGCCCTCTCCTGCATCAAGAATCTGGTGATCCTTACAAAAAG GCTTTTGCAAAGCTTACTACACTCTCAGAGCAAAGGGGGAAGGCATATGCCAATGCTGATGCAAGAGTATGCCTTGATG ATATTGCAGCTAAACAGGGTCATGGAGACGTTTCTGTCCTTACACCAACTGATATAGCCCTCGAG GCGCTTATGAAGCTTGAGTGCTTCCTTTCTGAGAACTCATCGGTTACCAATAGCCAATATATTCAGGGTTGA